A portion of the Gossypium arboreum isolate Shixiya-1 chromosome 8, ASM2569848v2, whole genome shotgun sequence genome contains these proteins:
- the LOC108457695 gene encoding caffeoylshikimate esterase gives MAFEYQEDHIRNSRGTLLFTCRWLPLISSPKALVFLCHGYGMECSGFMRECGTRLAAAGYAVFGIDYEGHGRSKGARCYIKKFENIVNDCSNFFKSICAQEEYRDKSRFLYGESMGGAVALLLHKKDPSFWNGAVLVAPMCKISEKVKPHPVVVNILTKMEEIIPKWKIVPTKDVIDSAFKDPIKREVIRNNKLIYQDKPRLKTALEMLRTSISLEDGLNEVTLPFFVLHGEADIVTDPEVSKALYEKASSKDKTIKLFPGMWHGLTSGEPDENIEIVFADITAWLDKRCNAVTFEQILRPSNQGFEKFDNAMVSMAATSGRTQSNGTYLCGLKRPRTQRRSAM, from the exons ATGGCATTTGAATATCAGGAG GATCATATAAGGAATTCAAGAGGAACTTTGCTTTTTACTTGCAGATGGTTGCCTTTGATCTCTTCTCCGAAGGCTCTTGTTTTCCTTTGCCATG GGTATGGCATGGAGTGCAGTGGATTCATGAGAG AATGTGGAACCAGGCTAGCCGCAGCTGGATATGCTGTGTTTGGGATTGATTACGAAGGACATGGAAGGTCCAAGGGTGCTCGATGTTATATTAAGAAGTTTGAAAACATTGTTAATGACTGCAGTAATTTTTTCAAATCTATCTGTG CTCAAGAAGAATACAGGGACAAGAGCAGATTCTTATATGGAGAATCAATGGGAGGTGCAGTGGCCTTATTGCTTCATAAAAAGGATCCTTCCTTTTGGAATGGTGCTGTTCTTGTTGCACCCATGTGTAAG ATATCAGAGAAAGTGAAGCCACATCCGGTGGTGGTGAATATATTGACTAAAATGGAAGAAATTATACCTAAATGGAAAATAGTACCCACAAAAGACGTCATTGATTCGGCATTCAAAGACCCTATTAAGCGGGAAGTG ATAAGGAACAACAAGTTGATATATCAAGACAAGCCTAGACTCAAAACAGCACTGGAAATGCTCCGAACCAGCATCAGccttgaagatggtttaaatgag GTGACACTGCCTTTCTTTGTGTTGCATGGGGAAGCAGATATAGTAACGGACCCTGAAGTGAGCAAGGCCTTGTATGAGAAAGCTAGCAGCAAGGACAAAACAATAAAATTGTTTCCAGGGATGTGGCATGGTTTAACATCAGGAGAGCCTGATGAAAACATCGAGATTGTTTTTGCAGACATCACGGCTTGGCTTGACAAGCGCTGCAATGCCGTGACTTTCGAGCAGATTCTTCGTCCTTCGAACCAAGGGTTCGAGAAGTTCGATAACGCGATGGTATCGATGGCTGCGACAAGCGGTAGGACGCAATCGAATGGGACGTATTTGTGTGGGTTGAAAAGACCTCGCACGCAACGTCGCTCTGCTATGTAG